A genomic window from Micromonospora sp. WMMA1947 includes:
- a CDS encoding nucleotide sugar dehydrogenase, producing the protein MNICVVALGKIGLPLAVQFASKGHRVIGADVSERVVQLVNDGAVPFPGEADLDVKLKETVAAGLLSATTDTAAAVAESEAVVVVVPLFVDAEGVPDFGWMDDATRAIARGLKPGTLVSYETTLPVGTTRTRWASMLAEGSGLTAGTDFHLVFSPERVLTGRVFADLRRYPKLVGGIDEASAAHGVRFYEAVLDFDERPDLDRPNGVWDLGSAEASELAKLAETTYRDVNIGLANQFARFADTVGVDVTKVIEACNTQPYSHIHSPGIAVGGHCIPIYPRMYLWNDPAATVVRSAREANAAMPEYAVDLLAAAYGDLTGVGVLVLGAAYRGGVKETAFSGVFPTVDALRRRGAVPYVSDPMYTNEELVAHGLPGYDGEPVGAAVIQADHAEYRTLAPADLPGVTVLVDGRRVTDPARWTGVRRVVIGG; encoded by the coding sequence CATCTGCGTCGTCGCGCTCGGCAAGATCGGTCTGCCGCTGGCCGTGCAGTTCGCGTCCAAGGGGCACCGGGTGATCGGCGCCGACGTCTCCGAGCGGGTCGTCCAGCTGGTGAACGACGGTGCCGTGCCCTTCCCGGGCGAGGCCGACCTGGACGTCAAGCTCAAGGAGACGGTGGCCGCCGGCCTGCTGTCGGCCACCACCGACACCGCCGCCGCGGTCGCCGAGTCGGAGGCGGTCGTCGTGGTCGTGCCGCTGTTCGTGGACGCCGAGGGCGTGCCGGACTTCGGCTGGATGGACGACGCCACCCGGGCCATCGCCCGCGGGCTGAAGCCGGGCACGCTGGTCAGCTACGAGACCACGCTGCCGGTCGGCACCACCCGTACCCGGTGGGCGTCGATGCTCGCCGAGGGTTCCGGCCTGACCGCCGGCACCGACTTCCACCTGGTGTTCAGCCCGGAGCGGGTGCTCACCGGCCGGGTCTTCGCCGACCTGCGCCGCTACCCGAAGCTGGTCGGCGGCATCGACGAGGCGTCGGCCGCGCACGGCGTGCGGTTCTACGAGGCGGTGCTCGACTTCGACGAGCGGCCCGACCTGGACCGCCCCAACGGCGTGTGGGACCTCGGCTCGGCCGAGGCCTCCGAGCTGGCCAAGCTCGCCGAGACGACCTACCGGGACGTGAACATCGGCCTGGCGAACCAGTTCGCCCGCTTCGCCGACACCGTCGGCGTGGACGTCACCAAGGTCATCGAGGCGTGCAACACGCAGCCGTACAGCCACATCCACTCGCCCGGTATCGCGGTCGGCGGCCACTGCATCCCGATCTACCCGCGGATGTACCTGTGGAACGACCCGGCCGCCACCGTGGTCCGCTCGGCCCGCGAGGCCAACGCGGCCATGCCGGAGTACGCGGTGGACCTGCTCGCCGCCGCGTACGGCGACCTGACCGGTGTGGGTGTGCTGGTGCTGGGCGCCGCCTACCGGGGTGGCGTCAAGGAGACCGCGTTCTCCGGCGTCTTCCCGACCGTGGACGCGCTGCGCCGCCGGGGCGCCGTGCCGTACGTCTCGGACCCGATGTACACGAACGAGGAACTGGTCGCGCACGGCCTGCCCGGCTACGACGGCGAGCCGGTCGGCGCCGCGGTGATCCAGGCCGACCACGCGGAGTACCGCACCCTCGCCCCGGCCGACCTGCCGGGCGTGACGGTGCTGGTCGACGGCCGCCGGGTCACCGACCCGGCGCGCTGGACCGGCGTGCGCCGGGTGGTCATCGGGGGCTGA